The Metopolophium dirhodum isolate CAU chromosome 4, ASM1992520v1, whole genome shotgun sequence DNA window TTATGACTtctgtataatgtgtataatatatacggttgGTAGGACGGTTATTTTGGAAAAATCTTCTATCTATAATGTCTGTATTAAACTTTTGTcgaaggtaatattattatataacaaccgataatactaaatactgaaaacaattttaaaaaaatggaaaaaatattctgtatgatttttatacaaacaaaatacaaatttgtaggTCTCAGAAATGTTTAAtacaatgtaaattttattttaaaacaatagaacatattttttgttttgatttctaTCCGTGTGTATTAAAGTCAcgatttaatgttaaaaatatgggACATTGagtgtatactaatattatattgatataaatataatataatataatcaagttTTTTATCATTTCGGTCATAATGACAATCATCGGTTATTATGACTAATTTTTAATAGTCTCCttcaaatgtcattataaacggttTCTACTGTAGTTGGATTTTAGGAAACTGGTATGATGCGCaataattatgttgtataataataataataaatataaaacggtattatgatataaaattacgttaaatatattgcgattttattatattacatattatactatatggcAATAAGtgttgcaaaaataaataataatacaaataatatttatacgctCATATACTATTATCCTAAGTAGCGAAATAATAAGTCAAAATTCCTGAGGCGGGGTGTCCATGATGATCAATCGTTCGTTTATTTCTTTTCAGCCGATGCCTTATTGACGGAATCGGAGGCGGctgaggcggcggcggcggcgacggggGCGGCCGGCGAGTTGGCGTAGAACGACTGGTACTGCTGTGACGGGTACTGTTGGGACGGGCCGTACTGTTGACCGGCGGCGCCGCTGTTGTAGAACGACGACGAGTGCTGCAGCGGTTGTTGTGGATAAGCGGACGGCAGAGCCGAGTACGGGGTGACGGTCGGCGCGGTGGCGCCCGAGTAGTGGCCGTTGTACGGAGAGGCGGCGGCCGCGGAGTAGTGACTGTTGTATGGACCGGCGGCGGACGGCACGCCGAATTGACTACCGTAGTACGACGGGAAGGCGGCCGGATATGGCGAGTAAGAGGCGCCGTTGTACGGTTGGGCAGAGTATGGTTGAGCCGAGTACGGTTGGGCAGAGTACGGTTGAGCCGAGTACGGGTAAGCCGAGTACGGGGTCGGGTAGGCGGCGCCGGTCGACGGATGTCCGGAGTACGGGGTAGGGTACTGTCCGGCGGCGGGGTATCCGGAACCCGGGTAGTACTGTTGTTGCGGTCCGAAGTTGTACTGCTGGTGTTGCTGGTACGGTTGGTAGGCGGCTGAAAACGTAAAGAGGCGTCGTACGCGATTATTACaaaatacctacataggtaGCGATATTGCGATGAGTATGATATTGCATTTATCACCGCTATAGGGTGCGGATGAGAGAGGGACGTAGGGCGTGATATTATTCATCCTGAGTGGAGTGACGTCGAATTcgcatccccccccccctctagaTCAGAATTCAAAGGCACCGTTGTTGGTTATTTCCAAAagttaaagtaaataaatatataactgcaGATGTTCGGcgatcattttaaatttttaacagcCTGCAATAGCCAAATTGGCATCACATGTTATCGAATGTCCCCAACAATAACTCAAATACGATTTTATCGTCAAACGCCGATGAAAATATGTGActgtgattaatgattataataatacgttaacTAATGCTAGCTGTTTAATGACGAAAAGTGCTAAATAACAGGATTGATAGTCTATGAAGTTGCGGTTTGCATGTTGTGGTGTACGTGGacgataactatattatattgcgacGTCTGTGTGTGACTTACCGAAAGCAGACGACGGGACGGCGGCCTTTGGTCCGAACGATGACTTGGCCATCGGTCCGGCGTACTCGGACGTGTACTGGTAGCTCTGCGCC harbors:
- the LOC132943695 gene encoding annexin A7-like is translated as MKVSYAVALLLAVVAAASSTEVQKSTASPSPVQSPTAYPGPGGVSYPAQSYQYTSEYAGPMAKSSFGPKAAVPSSAFAAYQPYQQHQQYNFGPQQQYYPGSGYPAAGQYPTPYSGHPSTGAAYPTPYSAYPYSAQPYSAQPYSAQPYSAQPYNGASYSPYPAAFPSYYGSQFGVPSAAGPYNSHYSAAAASPYNGHYSGATAPTVTPYSALPSAYPQQPLQHSSSFYNSGAAGQQYGPSQQYPSQQYQSFYANSPAAPVAAAAASAASDSVNKASAEKK